From the genome of Oryza glaberrima chromosome 1, OglaRS2, whole genome shotgun sequence:
CATATAATTTTtcgatatatgtatatatacatctaTAGTAAACATTGTTTATAAATAATATCCTCATCATTGGGTAAGCTATTCATGATGCACTCAAAATGTATGGTtatgtgtgtattttttttttcatggctaTAGCTTTAGAGCTATATATAGACTTGGTATTTTTCCTACTATATCAATAGAAAACATtgcactatattttagttgtttcaaaagaACGTGTTTGAGGAAGAAATCATTACAAGGATATGTACCCACATTCCTTCCAACCAGGCGGCCATGATCGCCTAGGTTTTTAGAATAATTTCATAATGGTTTTCACTGTATATAGGTTTAATGATTTTGcacaaatattataaaatacatatataaaatatatgtacGCACAGGCTATAAAACACACACCGATGGAAAATAATAGGATCTCATCACCATAGTAGGCTAGTTATTGATGAACAGATTATTTGTTCCATtttctgaaaatatattttctcgaAGGACTTTATTCTACTTAAATTACTTTAAACAACTTGTGTTAAGctgtttttttaagtttattttttataatattcaCCCTTACAATCAACTAGATAATCCGTAACAATGATCGAGTGATAAGAGCGTGGTATTGCTAAATGATGGCGTTCGGAATGTCTTTTCCCGTGCATGTGAAGAGGGTTCATATGCATGTTCAGAAGTTCAGCTTGATACTATCACACACAGTACATACTGCAGATTTGCAGAACAATGGACGGTTGACACAGTTCACATGGAGAACATCAGGACCAAAGCTAGCACAGGCGTTACATAATAACACCACCTTATAAAGTGCACAATATAGCTCCACCATCGCCCAAGCGACACTATAGTAGGAACTGTGGAGACATACGATCCCTAAACTGCTAAACACCACAGAGGAAGAAAGGGATCGATTTTCGTAAAGCTtaactagctagcttaatttgaTGGtactaatgacattttattctcCTCTCGTACGGGAGGCGCGGGCACACACGTACGCATCAGGCCGGCCGCCCTAGTTTATCCTgcacaaagaaagaaattaaatttgTCTGTAAAAATTTTCTACTTCGTTTAATGAGAGTATGAGAGTGTTTATGCGTGCACGTACGCGTTGCAGTTGACGCTGGTGCTGATCTTGTAAGGGAGGGAGACGTTGCACTTGGaggggagcgcggcggcgcgggtgatGTAGGGGCCCCCGGAGGCGCCGTTGGCGACGTTCTTGAGGCAGCCGCAGATGGTGCGGCGGTCGGGGGTgttgttggcggcggcgagcaggctcTGAATGCCGCCGCAGCACGCCCTGGGCACCGTGCCCCCCGCCTGCACGTACGGCAGGCACGGCATCAGCGTGTTGTACACCGCCGAGCACGAGATCGCCGCGCGcaccgccgtcggcggcgccaccacggccgccaccagcaccaccaccaccgccagcgTCGCGCACCTTGGAGCCATGTCAGTTAAGCTAGCTAGTCTCAGTCTTTGCTGCTGTGTACGTACGTTGTTGTGCTCTCTACAACCTACGTGAACACTGAAAGACAGCTGAAACGTGTGGATGGAATGGGGCTTCCTGGGGGTGTTTATATAGCGGAGGAAGCTTAGCTTGGATTTACTAAGGTTGTTGAGTGCATTTAGGGGAGGAGTTAAGAACGCGAGCTGGTAGCAGATGGCCGTGTGTGTGGTCAGAATTTGACTGAAATAGGAGGAGGGTTTTTTGGGGGATGCATTTTTACCAGACGTTTGATCGTTCTGATAATTCTGGACTCTGTGATGGTGTAGTCTGCAAGATGCACTTGCTGTTTGAGCTTTTTAACGTATGCCATGCTCGATTTGACAATTCGGTAGGATTAACCATACAACTTTTGACGGTGAAGCGatgattaattcattttttttatgaatgtgaAAAGGAATTATACGTCATTCTATTAGAATAAGCAAAAGCAAGTTTTACACGACACGGCAGCCGGACAACCATCGCCCGGGATTCGGgaacagaaaagaaagagaaactaGAAACGCTGGCTAAGAAACAAATAAGCTCCAGCAAAAGGAAGGGAAGCAAAAACAGCAAGCGAGAACTCGCTATATGTAAGAtcaaatcacaagaactaaaccAACCATAGAGAGGTAAATGGTTGGTATatccaaaaaccaaaaatttttagcggaaataaaagttatcctcaaaatcgatggatcgcggtctgaccaaAGTAatagcgccggtctgaccgcctggatatcgtcggtctgaccgaggttgTAAcaccggtcgaaccgccgagatcAATCGCCagctcctgtcgccgccgccggtctgaccacctcgccttagccggtctgaccaccagtaggtcgccggtctgaccgccggtgagatgccggttagaccgccgaaacccggtgaaacacaaatcgaagaactctcaaagtagatgacaactttattgcttctctctgtgtttacaaagtgcaacaacagcactccttataaaaatcttgactaaactcgaaaccctaactaaactatcaactccacGCTTTAAAAAGCGATaaaaaagcgataccgggaagcctcacgctccccctctatttatacatgaggtaggcagtctaaagccacgaaccaaactcatactaagagtcctaaaaaCCTTacgaaaccctctagtacaagaaagaaactcaacataaccaatcgtaccaaatttggactccttccaagttcgactccgcatcccatacgcacacaatacctccatcatatgccatatggaatctttaccaaccacgtgcatcaactctagccttagtatctcgcatgatatctgaccactaCGGatatcgtcttaccaccaagccgactcccggtccatcaccgcaaatactctcccgaggcatcgagtcacctacacatgaaacaaataaagaaaccatatttcgagaccaagctatctccaacttgactcattcgtagcaaacaacagtattacatacgtatagtatccatctataagccataaccatgaaacaatcacggatatccaaagaaacaacctgaaaccgaaaccgacacagtgtcggccggtcagaccgcgggcaagccggtctgaccgctcacaTAGCTCCTGTCTGACCGGCAACaactgcccggtctgaccggtcccgacAAATCAGTAAACCCTATTCATctcctgaaaattgattatctccaaaaccacttcgacgataatctccaaatatcacaaccgataatcatatatgccaattgttcatcacagaataagaatcaaaacacacattgatcttacactataatcatgttttgttaGATCGATATGGTTAGTGCAGATACTAATTGAGATCCGACGTGTTGCAAGAGACTATGGGTGTCGATGTATATCCTAATCCTATCGTGTGTCTAGCTCGGTTTTTTGCTACAATAATCAGATCGACGAACAAATTCTGCATGGACCGACGTATAGTCCTGCAGACTCCAGATTGTTCGGCCAATAATTCGAGACCGTCCAATATGACGCAGAATTGCACAGGTTCGTTCACCGACAGGTGACAAGCGAGTCCGTAACGCGTGACTGTTGCATGGAGCCATGGAGTACCTCTGATTTAATGACTTGCCCCGGACGTGGCCTGCCTAAAGCCATTGCACCTCTGCGATCGAGCGTAAATGGCGGAGCTAGATGAGCTAGATGCTGGTCGATCGGGTTCATCAGATGCTGCTTCCTTTCAGATTTAGATCTGCCAACACTTCTGACGACGGGGTTGCTGGCTCTGCTTGTGTAGGTGGCAAGGACGAATTTATGAAGCTATACGAGCAGCGGCCATGTGAGAGCCATCTGATTACATTTACAGCCGCTGCTGCCCCGGTCTGTGAGGCCAGCGGCAGGAGGCGTCAATGCGATAgccggctagctagctagctctcgccTTTTATTTACTGCGTACGTCTCGATCGTATGCATGCAACATTGCAACATCGCGTCTCGTACATGCGCTGTATGAAGCAAGTTCTTGTTGCGATCAACAGGGGAAAGAAAATGGCCAATAGTGTGTGTATGCCTGTATGGTGCGTGCCGACTGTTGTTGATTACGTGGTAGCTGTTCATGGCAGTGGATAGAAGAAGTTTGTTGGCAGGTGAAAATTAAGTGCACGCGAACTACTCGCTACATTTTCCACTGATGTCTCTGCACCGTCATTCATTTCAGAATAGCGCGCGGCTATTCGGGGACCTGCTGTAAattttcctctcctttttttctcacCAGATTTCTCTGGTGGTCAACAGGGTTTTCCAAACCGTCGGGGTTGGGGTTATCGcaccccggcggtaagcacggttaccgcgcggtaaccgtgaaaaaccgtgtaaaatttatcaaaagtttaaattattttttaaatttatttgaatttaaggaggttaccgtggtatttatattaccataCCCCGCGGTAAGCCCGATAACCGCGGTAACCGCGCGGACGGTAAGTCGAACTGACTGGTCACCACAAGATCAATGCACTTTAATCAGTGCACTTCCTTACCATTCTCAGCCATTCCAAATTTCGATGATACCACCACGATAACACAACCTTACCATTTTTTATAATTCTAAAACTTTATAGTCcagtactgttttttttaacaaattagaCTTtctcaaaacttatttcaaaacttGACCGTGTAAAAAAGTTTCAACCAAAAATAGACCATCGGTTCAACGCCAGGGACACTGGCTCTAAGGTTGTACATACCAACGCCAGCTACGTTGGCGTTGATCCCTTGCCCACATGGAGTCGAGGACAATCCCCTCGCCGACGTGGCAGGGTCTCAACGCCAacctatcaaaaaaaaaaaagggacaaaaCTACTCTCAACATTTAATAAGGTATTAAACTAAATACTACATATCTTCACCTtaccttatcaaaatttaacaTTGCCAAAGTTTAGTAGGTTTTTATTTATAGTAAAGTGAAGAAGCCCTATAATTCAATAAACATGTATGCGAACTGCCAAACGTAGCAACAAGCAGCTGTTATGAACTTATGCCATGGTGCCGTGGACCGGTGGTGATGAAGGTAAAAGCATGTACACCAACATGTACATGAAGTTACCGACATGGAAATGGAATGAACTTTCACATGCACAATTTCACAGGTTGATGCTACAGCTGTTAACTTTTGAGGAAAGAACTAGACAAGCCCGGAGATAAAACTATAAAAGGGCTCTGTGAGCAATTTCGATGTAGCACAGATCCATGCCATGGACTCATgaaagaataagttcactccaGGTCCTTCAACTTGACGTCGAGTCTCTTAAACCACAATCTACTTCTACTTCTACTTCTacttatacttatatatatatctgtacTTAAAAAGTAAAACTTGTTTCCGTCGTCCGTATGACCGTAAAGAAAAACACGTGGAAAAAAAACAGCGAGAAAAGGACTTCTgtcgaaaaaaaaatccgactcCCTTGAAATAAAAGGACTTCTCGTccgtaataaaaaaattgaaaagaagtCCGACTCAGGCTAAGTTCGATCGGTAGTTTTAAAAACAGATTTTTAAGGCAAGTAACGATAAACCTCATTAACACTCATTAGCACATACATgactactacttaaaaaattaaagattttTCCATCGTTCGTGataaataaaacatataaaaaggcgaaaaaacatataaaaagaaaaagaaaggaaagtcTGAGTCATCAATGACGCGGAGAAAAAAACCTCCGTTCGTGATAAAAAAAGGGCGAATTTTTTGTTCTTCACGGAGAATCTAAAATAATCATCCAATCGGACAATTACACAAATCGAGAAAcctaaaaaaagggaaaaaagagaggaaaaaaatcacacagATGAGCAAGCTTGCCGTCAAATCCGGTTGTTCCGAGCTCATCGCCATCACCGCCGACCGCGCTCCTGTCGTGGCCTTGCCCGCTGGGCATGGCCACACTCGGCACATCCCAACCCGCGCTGGCACCCCCTCCCTCTACCCGGTGTCCCGCCCTCCGACGCTCTCCTCTTGCTTGGAGacagaggagagaaagagaggtggATGGCCATCGCCGAGGTCTCCGCGCCGTAGGCTCGTAGCCCAGCCATTGAGGCCGacggggagagaggaaggggaaggatggtcgtcgccgccgtcgtaccCTTGCCGTCGCTGCACAGCGTCGAGCACTCACTGACACGTGCCATGCCAACGAGACtggaaggagagggggagaaggaACGTCCCCGCCGGTGGGGGAAGGGGGAGTGTCGCCACCgatgggggagggggaaggggagcggtGCCGCCAACGCCGTCGTTTGTGaaagagggggggaggggaaatGATTTACGATTAGGGTTAGGGCTGCCGACGTTTTATATATGTTCGGATCAATCGGGACCATCGATAAGATAGGACGGCTACGGCTTCTCCCACTCGGGCTGCTAACGCCACACAATTGGGCCATATGTACGCTCCGCATGGATAAGTTCAGTTTTGGTCCCTCCAGTTGTCCCAGATACTTACTAAACCAAGGCCAAAATCAGATTTAAGCCATTTAAAATTGCTGGAAAATTATGATCAATTATTTAATCAGTTAGtagattatttttagataaatgaaACCAACAAAATGTTTATCTAGAAAGTATTAATTATATGATATTGTATTTGACCAACGTTAATATGGTTTTAtgtcaaaataattattatttccttaaatattaaattatttatagaaTTCAAACATATTCCACTAAAGATTTTATTTCGATACTACAAAGTGTGTGTTTCTTTCCCATTGCAGACGCTTTGTAGcactaaaaaaactgaaaacataCTATAGTAGAGTACAACAAAGCAACGAAACGTTTAACCTCTTTTACTAaatcccgttgcaacgtacAGACATATTTACTAGTACCAAATATAATATGTATCTAAACTCGTAAAACCGATGTACCAGAGATCCCAGGGCAGTATAAAGCTCGGCTTTGGTTGAACGAGTTAGCTACGTATGGCCCACCTAGGCACCCGGCTAACTCAGTGTGGCCCCGCGTGTCAGTTGCCAatatttcttcctcctctctctccgtctCACCCATCTCTCACCAGGTTGGGTCACTGGAAGGCAGGAGACGGCCGACAGGAACAAGTCGAGCCGCCGGCGGGAGGTGAGTTGCGGGAGGCCGAGCCACCGATCGAGGCAGCACAGATTTCATCGGTAGGCGATCTCTGCATTGTTAGCATGCATGTGTATGTCGTGGACTCCAAGGTAGGAATGTGGGATACTTCcaccgttttaggttataagagaAAGGTCAATAATAGAGTAAGCAGCgagctttaatttttttccaacTCATCAAAGTTATCAGTATAGCCTCTGTATACAATAGCTAGCTCTACTGCTGGGTCCATCTATTTCACTTTGCATTAGAATAATCTACCTCTCTCTCGtaatcttctctctttctccgtTGATTGGCTAGCTATCCATCATCAATGCTTCTTATCTCGATAGATGTGTGCAGCTCGGCGATAGATTTGTCGTCGGCTCacgttctctctctccccctctctcctccagcTAATCACGACAGTTGATGTGGCATTCCTATCGTCAGTCCACGGTGGATTATTGTACTCGCTCTAAGACGTTTTGagtttgatcaaagtcaaactactttaaatttgactaagtttacagacaaatatagtaatatttataataccaaattagtttcattaaatcaataattaaatatattttcataaaaaaatgttttgggttgaaaatgttattattttttctacaaacttagtcaaatttgaaacagtttgactttaaccaaagttaaaacttcttataacctaaaacagaggtagtaggaGACAGAGACCGAAGAGCATGTGAAGGCTACAAGTTGTGTTAGACTTCAGGGTGGCTGTGGTGGATGGCCTCAAGCTGTCCAAGCGCCTCGTCCTCCCAAGCAGCAAGCCCTATTGTGTCCCGTTGTTGCGATAGACTGGGTGGCCGCATTAGACGTCACCTTGCTGCTACTGCCGGCGTCGATGGCCTACACCGTGGTGATGGACCCAGGTGCCATCCACAGCCCCAGTGTGCCTAGCTACCAGCCACACGTTTGTGACTGCCTGGACCCGCCATACATGAAGAAGGAGGCGGTGAACATGAGGCTGACGGCGACCATGACAACCCACCTCTCCACCAAGCAACCAAACACCTTAAACCCAAATCCCCCTTCCCTGAATTCGCCCTAAATTCATCGCTCCCTGCTAGAGATCGACTCACCGAACGCCGATCCAGCTAGTCGACGAGGTCACCAAGTAATGCGACGTGACTCGGTGCTTCCGTGCAGAGTGCGGTAAGCTCAAGGCGCGGGCGGACAAGCTTGGCATCGGCAGCAGGGCAGGGTCGTTGACAGCAACCGTCTTCACCCTGAGCTCACCGCTGCCGCCTTTCCGCCGATGAGCGAGCGAGCTCAAGCTCGCTGCCCAGCTCCTCTCCATCGGTGCTAATGCCACCCTACTCCTCTCCACCAATGTTCTTGTCGCCtatctcctctccgccgcccttctccctgCCGGCCACTGGCCGCGTCGCCTTTTCCCGTCGATCGTGCTCCTGGAAAGAGATAGGGGGAAGTGGAGATTGGAGAAGCTGTGGTTTCACACTTTAACTGACATGTGTGGCCCAtatgttttttgcttttttttttttgtctttagtGCCACATCAGAGCCATGTCAATTAAAACTGCTTACAATATTTTCTTGTCCTCTTGGAACTATATTTGTACCGGTTTTACAAGTTAAGAGATGTGTTATATTTGGTATTACATATTGAGGATGTAATTCGAACTCGACGCTAAGTTGAGGTACTATAATTGAACTTATTCCACTCCTGAATTCCCAAGCCCTGCAGAGTTTCAGTCTTGCACTTGCACTTGCAGCAAAGGAAGCTAGGCCTAGCTGTGTGGGTTGGTCAGAACGTGGTGCGGCCCACAAAAGTTGGGGTTAGAACCGGATTCGGAAAAAGTACACAaaggtccctgaacttgtcatCGTGTTATAAAACCGTCCTTAAtctgcaaaaccagatatccgacgtttcttaactaatcaaaaccggtcacaatagatccCTTGGCGGTTTTAATCCTGGTcttgtcctacgtggcggctgaatcAACGTAGGACCTatgtgagccccacatgtcagcaatGCCACGTCAGCCTCTTCTctatttcccctcttctctccctacctcctctctctcttactCCTCTGTGGGGCTCTGGAcggccggcggtggggaggaggtcgtcggggcATGGAGGTCCGACGGCCGGCCGGCtatgaggcggcggcgacccagAAGGGAaggccggcggccggcaagCAACACCAGCGTCTTGTGCCGCGTCCACCGCGGCAGCCGCGACCGCGGCGTGCtagcgccggcggccggcgaggtcgtGTTGGCGGCGCCGgacattgctgctgctgctgctgcctcccgGAACTCGATCGAGACACATCAAGGGATCCACCAGCTGGGATTTATCTACGGCCATCGCAGCCATTAAATCGGGAATCAAAGCTTGCAATTTTGGCATCCAGCAGAAACATGCAAGAAATTAATCTCGTGCTACAAATGCCATCTCATCATACTCATCTCTTCTTATCTCATCCAACTAAGAGGCCATAGAAAATCAGTGTCATTCTACTGGCAAATCACAattaggcaaaaaaaaatgcaagaagTTAATCTAGTACAGCTACCGCAGCTCGCAGAAGGGCaccggcgaggagctcgccggagcgccactgccgccgctttGCCTCAGGGCCCTTATCAAGGGCTTGGTCGCCGACCACGGCGAGGCCGCGCCGGCCGTGCACGCACACGCGGCCAAGCTCGGCCTCGaccaccgcctcgccgtccgCGATGGGCTCGTCGAGCTCTACCTCGCGCGCGTCGAGCTCGCCTCCGCGTGGGCGCTCTTCGACGGATTCCACGCCGGCTGGCCGGGACGTCGTTTCTTGTACGGCCATGGCGGATGATAGCGGCGTGTGCATcaacaccgtcgccgccgtcgcggcgttCTCGGCGTGCGTGCAAATCGGGGACCTTGCGCTGGGTCGGGAGCTTTAGGAGGATGCCCGTGAAGAAGAACGTCCtcgtcccggccgccgccgccacgtcgcggCCGGCCGTCGGACCTCCTCGCCCCGGCAACGACCTCCCCACCACCGGCCGGCTTGCCCAATccagagagaagagtgagagagagagaagggaggaaaggagaggaagggagaggctggtcgttgacgtggcatcctgcCGTACGGGGCTCACATGTGTACTacactgactcagccgccacgtcagacaaaccggggtcaaaaccgctgagggagggacgcgttgtatccggttttgcggttggaggatgattttgtaactcgaggacaagttgagggaccttcggtgtactttttccaccGGATTCTGACGAACGGCCCATATTAGTTTTGTCGGAACGGGATCGTGAGTTCGTGACGGACATATGGGCCGAAAAGTTTGGCCCGGAAGGGGCGTGTACCGTGAGCCCATATTGTTGGGCTGGAACGAACGGGCTACATAGGTTAGGCC
Proteins encoded in this window:
- the LOC127764012 gene encoding non-specific lipid-transfer protein 1-like, yielding MAPRCATLAVVVVLVAAVVAPPTAVRAAISCSAVYNTLMPCLPYVQAGGTVPRACCGGIQSLLAAANNTPDRRTICGCLKNVANGASGGPYITRAAALPSKCNVSLPYKISTSVNCNAIN